A single Acidobacteriota bacterium DNA region contains:
- a CDS encoding sulfatase-like hydrolase/transferase, with amino-acid sequence MEGHPHPGPREVGGAGRFASLHILALWSLAVAQPIFEISGPSPEFFVAHDAGRGDLLALVALLCLGGPAACLLLVRLVSRSGGWRWRRRAVSPVVGGLAGVIALAALKPLGGWPDGLLLLLAVLAGAVAAWAYARFAPVRLFSTFLAPAAIVVPALFLLSPGVSRLLRPAAEVGATEGVAFRAMPPVVVVVFDQLQLAALLDREGNIDRGAFPHFAALADDATWFRNATAVAGHTRYALPAILTGTYPSPRRLPVAAEHPGNLFTLLGGQYRMQVLEPLTGLCPETLCPPERAAFPRRFAGILRDLAVVYLTAVLPRGLAESLPPTTQSWKDFAANETLEDRWREVRVDDRRATAVRFIESVDASTRPSLYFMHFLLPHEPWLYLPSGQQFTVQRHSIGLRQGKWADDPWAAALNLQRYLLQVGYVDTLLGSLVARLRETGIYDDALIVVTADHGASLQAGLSFRRPSASTVVDIAAVPLFVKRPGQRHGEAVDANVEVTDILPTVAAELGAEVPWRTDGASLFDPGRSPRSSKVMFFDRARRRIEAPGDLRAGLLRSVARKFDRFETGNPLDTPTPDDRYGELIGRAASEMLIPDPAGFEVVVDSGPLLREVNPAADFVPAHLTGAVVGVSDSAPRPVLAIALNGVVAAVTRPYAFPVFGRRDAWETIVDPRRFRPGENSLEVFEIRAAGDQGGVALAAAGATSATDPWPNLLRDDQAVSAGVETSGFFGTEWVGPRSFRWTRGDARLLAPFDRRSQPAEIAVDVLMTGPPKQLRVTIEGCTVFDQTINGDWSATFPLDDCRLVPPDLEIRLLSDTHVPGRNDSRALGVAVGSIELRRPGPAQ; translated from the coding sequence ATGGAAGGACATCCTCACCCCGGGCCACGTGAAGTCGGCGGCGCCGGTCGGTTCGCGTCACTCCACATCCTGGCTCTCTGGAGCCTTGCGGTCGCACAGCCGATCTTCGAAATCTCGGGGCCGAGTCCGGAGTTCTTCGTCGCCCACGACGCCGGTCGCGGTGATCTTCTGGCGCTGGTGGCGCTCCTCTGCCTCGGCGGCCCGGCAGCCTGCCTGCTCCTCGTTCGTCTCGTCAGCCGAAGCGGCGGTTGGCGCTGGCGTCGCCGAGCCGTCTCCCCTGTCGTCGGTGGCCTGGCCGGCGTGATCGCGCTGGCGGCACTCAAACCGCTCGGCGGCTGGCCCGACGGCTTGCTGCTCTTGCTGGCCGTTCTCGCTGGCGCCGTGGCGGCCTGGGCGTACGCACGGTTCGCCCCGGTGCGGCTGTTCTCCACGTTTCTGGCGCCGGCCGCCATCGTTGTCCCGGCCCTGTTCCTGCTCAGCCCCGGCGTGTCGCGCCTGCTGAGGCCGGCCGCTGAAGTCGGGGCGACGGAGGGCGTCGCGTTCAGAGCCATGCCGCCGGTCGTGGTCGTCGTGTTCGACCAGTTGCAGCTCGCCGCGCTGCTTGACCGCGAAGGCAACATCGACCGCGGAGCCTTCCCGCACTTCGCGGCGCTGGCCGACGACGCCACCTGGTTTCGTAACGCGACCGCCGTGGCCGGACACACCCGGTACGCGCTGCCGGCGATCCTGACCGGAACGTATCCGTCGCCCCGTCGGCTGCCCGTAGCAGCCGAGCATCCGGGGAATCTCTTCACGCTACTGGGCGGCCAGTACCGCATGCAGGTGCTGGAGCCGCTGACCGGGTTGTGTCCGGAAACGCTGTGCCCGCCTGAACGAGCCGCTTTCCCGCGTCGGTTCGCCGGCATCCTGCGCGACTTGGCCGTGGTCTATCTGACTGCTGTGCTGCCGAGAGGTCTGGCCGAGTCGTTGCCGCCAACGACGCAGAGCTGGAAGGACTTCGCGGCGAACGAGACGCTGGAGGACCGCTGGCGCGAGGTCCGCGTCGATGATCGGCGGGCTACCGCCGTCCGCTTCATCGAGTCCGTCGACGCAAGCACCAGGCCGTCGCTTTACTTCATGCACTTCCTGTTGCCGCACGAACCGTGGCTCTATCTCCCGTCGGGACAGCAGTTCACGGTACAGAGGCACAGTATCGGCCTCCGGCAGGGCAAGTGGGCCGACGATCCGTGGGCCGCCGCGCTCAACCTGCAGCGCTACCTGCTGCAGGTCGGATACGTGGACACGCTGCTCGGCAGTCTGGTGGCGCGTCTGCGCGAAACAGGCATATACGACGACGCGCTGATCGTCGTCACCGCGGACCACGGTGCGAGCCTGCAAGCGGGGCTCTCGTTCCGGCGACCGAGTGCATCCACTGTCGTGGACATCGCGGCGGTGCCGCTCTTCGTCAAGCGGCCCGGGCAGCGGCACGGCGAGGCGGTCGATGCGAACGTCGAAGTGACCGACATTCTGCCGACGGTCGCGGCCGAGCTCGGCGCGGAGGTGCCGTGGAGGACCGACGGCGCCAGTCTGTTCGATCCGGGCAGGAGCCCGAGGTCATCGAAGGTGATGTTCTTCGACCGGGCGCGACGCCGGATCGAGGCGCCGGGAGATCTCCGTGCCGGTCTGCTGCGGAGCGTGGCGCGCAAGTTCGATCGGTTCGAAACGGGCAACCCCCTGGACACGCCCACTCCCGACGACCGTTACGGCGAGCTGATCGGCCGGGCGGCCAGCGAGATGCTCATCCCGGACCCTGCCGGTTTCGAAGTGGTCGTCGATTCGGGGCCGCTGCTGCGGGAGGTGAACCCGGCGGCGGACTTCGTCCCGGCGCACCTCACGGGCGCCGTGGTCGGCGTGAGCGACAGCGCGCCGAGGCCGGTCCTCGCGATAGCGCTCAACGGCGTCGTCGCGGCGGTAACCAGGCCGTACGCCTTTCCCGTCTTTGGACGCCGGGACGCCTGGGAGACGATCGTCGATCCGCGCCGCTTCAGGCCGGGCGAGAACTCCCTCGAGGTGTTCGAGATCCGCGCTGCCGGCGACCAGGGGGGCGTGGCGCTGGCGGCCGCGGGCGCGACATCGGCAACGGATCCATGGCCAAACCTCCTTCGCGACGACCAGGCCGTGTCCGCGGGCGTCGAAACCTCGGGGTTCTTCGGGACCGAGTGGGTCGGCCCCCGCTCGTTCCGCTGGACGCGCGGCGACGCGCGGCTGCTGGCGCCGTTCGATCGGCGGTCGCAGCCGGCGGAGATCGCGGTCGACGTCCTGATGACCGGTCCCCCGAAACAGCTACGCGTGACGATCGAAGGTTGTACGGTCTTCGATCAGACCATCAACGGTGACTGGAGCGCGACGTTTCCGCTCGACGACTGCCGGCTCGTGCCGCCGGACCTCGAGATCAGGCTGCTGAGCGATACGCACGTTCCCGGCAGGAACGACAGCCGCGCGCTGGGTGTCGCCGTCGGCTCGATCGAGTTGCGCCGCCCGGGTCCAGCGCAGTGA